From Excalfactoria chinensis isolate bCotChi1 chromosome 4, bCotChi1.hap2, whole genome shotgun sequence, one genomic window encodes:
- the PHF6 gene encoding PHD finger protein 6 isoform X1, which yields MTSSVGQKKVSSRQRKCGFCRSNKDNECGQLLMSENQKVAAHHKCMLFSSALVSSHTDNESLGGFSIEDIQKEIKRGTKLMCSLCHCPGATIGCDVKTCHKTYHYYCALHDKAQIREKPSQGIYMILCRKHKKTTHNSEADLEESINEHELEPSPPKGKRRGRKGKPRKTNLKGQSEDTRSTSSHGTDEIESSSYRDRSPHRSSPSDTKPKCGFCHAGEEENEARGKLHIFNAKKAAAHYKCMLFSSGTVQLTTTSRAEFGDFDIKTVLQEIKRGKRMKCTLCSQPGATIGCEIKACIKTYHYHCGVEDKAKYIENMSRGIYKLYCKNHSGNDERDEEDEERESKSRGKSGSDHNDIPQQQLNGN from the exons ATGACAAGCTCAGTTGGACAGAAAAAAGTCTCTTCAAGACAAAGGAAGTGTGGTTTTTGTAGATCTAATAAAGATAATGAATGTGGACAATTATTGATGTCAGAAAACCAGAAGGTGGCAGCACATCACAAATGTATG CTGTTCTCATCTGCGCTGGTATCTTCACACACTGATAATGAGAGTCTTGGGGGATTCTCTATTGAGGATATTCAGAAGGAAATCAAGAGAGGCACTAAACTG ATGTGTTCCTTATGCCATTGTCCTGGAGCAACCATTGGTTGTGATGTGAAAACATGCCACAAGACATATCACTACTACTGTGCTCTGCATGATAAAGCTCAGATAAGAGAGAAACCCTCACAAGGCATTTACAT GATTTTATGTcgaaaacacaagaaaactaCGCATAACTCTGAAG CAGATTTAGAAGAAAGTATCAACGAACATGAATTGGAGCCTTCACCtcccaaaggaaaaaggaggggTCGTAAGGGaaagccaagaaaaacaaatttaaaaggGCAATCAGAAGACACTAGATCCACATCTTCACATGGCACAGACGAAATAGAAAGCAGTTCCTAT agagacAGGTCTCCCCACAGAAGCAGCCCCAGTGATACAAAACCTAAATGTGGATTCTGTCATGCaggtgaagaagaaaatgaagctaGAGGAAAGCTTCATATATTTAATGCCAAAAAGGCTGCAGCACACTATAAGTGTATG ttgttttcttctggcaCTGTCCAGCTAACAACAACATCAAGGGCAGAGTTTGGTGATTTTGATATCAAAACTGTACTTCAAGAAatcaagagaggaaaaagaatg AAATGCACGCTTTGCAGCCAGCCTGGTGCTACTATTGGGTGTGAAATCAAAGCCTGCATAAAAACGTACCATTACCACTGTggagtagaagacaaagctAAATACATCGAGAATATGTCACGAGGAATTTATAA ACTCTATTGTAAAAACCATAGTGGAAATGATGAAAGAGATGAAGAggatgaagaaagagaaagcaaaagccGTGGGAAATCAGGCAGTGACCATAATGAcattcctcagcagcagctcaatGGAAACTAG
- the PHF6 gene encoding PHD finger protein 6 isoform X2, whose translation MTSSVGQKKVSSRQRKCGFCRSNKDNECGQLLMSENQKVAAHHKCMLFSSALVSSHTDNESLGGFSIEDIQKEIKRGTKLMCSLCHCPGATIGCDVKTCHKTYHYYCALHDKAQIREKPSQGIYMILCRKHKKTTHNSEDLEESINEHELEPSPPKGKRRGRKGKPRKTNLKGQSEDTRSTSSHGTDEIESSSYRDRSPHRSSPSDTKPKCGFCHAGEEENEARGKLHIFNAKKAAAHYKCMLFSSGTVQLTTTSRAEFGDFDIKTVLQEIKRGKRMKCTLCSQPGATIGCEIKACIKTYHYHCGVEDKAKYIENMSRGIYKLYCKNHSGNDERDEEDEERESKSRGKSGSDHNDIPQQQLNGN comes from the exons ATGACAAGCTCAGTTGGACAGAAAAAAGTCTCTTCAAGACAAAGGAAGTGTGGTTTTTGTAGATCTAATAAAGATAATGAATGTGGACAATTATTGATGTCAGAAAACCAGAAGGTGGCAGCACATCACAAATGTATG CTGTTCTCATCTGCGCTGGTATCTTCACACACTGATAATGAGAGTCTTGGGGGATTCTCTATTGAGGATATTCAGAAGGAAATCAAGAGAGGCACTAAACTG ATGTGTTCCTTATGCCATTGTCCTGGAGCAACCATTGGTTGTGATGTGAAAACATGCCACAAGACATATCACTACTACTGTGCTCTGCATGATAAAGCTCAGATAAGAGAGAAACCCTCACAAGGCATTTACAT GATTTTATGTcgaaaacacaagaaaactaCGCATAACTCTGAAG ATTTAGAAGAAAGTATCAACGAACATGAATTGGAGCCTTCACCtcccaaaggaaaaaggaggggTCGTAAGGGaaagccaagaaaaacaaatttaaaaggGCAATCAGAAGACACTAGATCCACATCTTCACATGGCACAGACGAAATAGAAAGCAGTTCCTAT agagacAGGTCTCCCCACAGAAGCAGCCCCAGTGATACAAAACCTAAATGTGGATTCTGTCATGCaggtgaagaagaaaatgaagctaGAGGAAAGCTTCATATATTTAATGCCAAAAAGGCTGCAGCACACTATAAGTGTATG ttgttttcttctggcaCTGTCCAGCTAACAACAACATCAAGGGCAGAGTTTGGTGATTTTGATATCAAAACTGTACTTCAAGAAatcaagagaggaaaaagaatg AAATGCACGCTTTGCAGCCAGCCTGGTGCTACTATTGGGTGTGAAATCAAAGCCTGCATAAAAACGTACCATTACCACTGTggagtagaagacaaagctAAATACATCGAGAATATGTCACGAGGAATTTATAA ACTCTATTGTAAAAACCATAGTGGAAATGATGAAAGAGATGAAGAggatgaagaaagagaaagcaaaagccGTGGGAAATCAGGCAGTGACCATAATGAcattcctcagcagcagctcaatGGAAACTAG